In Pseudomonas hamedanensis, a single window of DNA contains:
- a CDS encoding GNAT family N-acetyltransferase encodes MLRETAAKAISLELSAPVKLTETHDLDTFECGEDSINEFLKKKAIKAQIAKTATVLVVCIKDTNTVVGYYTLSNGTIMRADVVPKKAQRNSPDQHPITILGRMGVCKTLQGTGLSLDLIQDAVLRALTASEEVASTALVVHPLNENLVGLYEKAGFIRCPQLSSITMMLPFT; translated from the coding sequence ATGCTTAGAGAGACTGCTGCAAAGGCCATCTCGCTGGAGTTGAGCGCTCCAGTAAAACTGACTGAAACCCATGATTTGGATACGTTCGAATGTGGTGAGGACTCTATCAACGAGTTCTTGAAGAAAAAAGCGATCAAGGCCCAGATCGCAAAGACCGCCACGGTGCTTGTTGTTTGCATCAAGGATACGAATACCGTCGTCGGTTACTACACGTTGTCGAACGGTACGATCATGCGAGCAGACGTCGTACCCAAAAAGGCGCAGCGCAACTCCCCCGACCAGCACCCGATCACGATCTTGGGGCGTATGGGAGTATGTAAGACGCTCCAAGGTACTGGGCTGTCGCTCGATCTGATTCAGGACGCGGTGCTTCGTGCGCTTACAGCCTCGGAAGAAGTCGCCTCGACCGCACTCGTTGTGCATCCGCTGAATGAGAACTTGGTGGGTCTTTACGAGAAGGCAGGGTTCATTCGCTGTCCGCAGCTGTCCTCAATCACGATGATGCTTCCTTTCACCTGA
- a CDS encoding bifunctional diguanylate cyclase/phosphodiesterase, whose protein sequence is MHRLAPALFLLSLMIWTATADALTLTDEERSWLAAHPDLRLGVDASWPPFEFRDDQNRYQGLAADYIDVIRERLAIRLTPIEPVSWTVVLEQVKKGKIDLLPGIMSTPERQNYLAFTRPYLDFPIVILAHVGGAQPRKLDDLYGLKIAVVENYAPHELLRTHHPDLNLVAMPNVSSALQALATDEVDAVVGDLASSVWSLRQLKLDGLYVSGETPYRYQLAMAVPRDNKVLVGILDKVLADMTPAEISSIQEHWVGNVLDHRTFWSDLLIYGLPGLLLLMTILAVVIRINRRLSSEITRRIDLEQELRSSEYHYRGLVESLSAIAWEARMSDFTYSYVSPHAENLLGYPQSHWLIPGFWHNIIHPADLTRTQNYCKQALSEGRDHIVDYRVITADGRCLWVRDIVSLIEHGHEPVMRGLMIDISEIKRTEEALRLSEQKFASVFQQCPDILVIARLSDGCLLEVNEAFEEQIGLTAEQVVGQTATNLNIWGIPGVGPGLLQRLQAGSIRNLEMPFRRNNGQLFTGLISAEPFDLDTTPALVVVVRDISQLKETQQQLQTSEEKFAKAFHASPDGLLLSRQSDGLLLEVNEGFSRITGFNSAMSVDRSTLDLGIWVNLNERKQMLDLLQRDGFVRDFSCHIRRSDGQIRLCEVSSRPLPIGDEDCMLTIARDITERHLMQEKLQQAATVFESTAEGVLITDTQQHISAVNRAFTEITGYSESEALGHTPRLLASGLHDSAFYAAMWHQLTDEGHWQGEISNRRKNGELYPSWLTISAVRNRDKFITHFVAVFADISSLKHAQARLDYQAHHDPLTGLPNRTLFESRLLTALNSQQENGSQGAVLFLDLDRFKHINDSLGHPVGDLLLKGIAVRLKEQLRDIDTVARLGGDEFIILLPGLQQASDADNIATKLLNCFSAPFQAGEHEFFISASIGTSLYPRDGCDVATLVKNADAAMYRSKAKGRNRVESYTRDLTAQASERVALEHELRRAIERDELFLYYQPKISLIDHRLVGAEALIRWRHPTFGEVPPEHFIALAEENGMIMQIGDWVLETACRQMFEWNQVYDSLGPLSVNLAGAQLRQPNLLGRIEQLLSDNRLQPELLQLEITENFIMSQAEEALAVLHQLKRLGVQLAIDDFGTGYSSLSYLKRLPLDILKIDQSFVRGLPDDPHDAAIVRAIIALGRSMQFTVIAEGVETQAQQQFLATEGCEQIQGYIVSLPLPPDEFAATFLQVTVSDFSDSTAAKPSL, encoded by the coding sequence ATGCACAGACTGGCGCCTGCGCTTTTTCTGCTGTCATTGATGATCTGGACCGCAACGGCTGACGCGCTGACTCTGACCGATGAAGAACGCAGCTGGCTGGCGGCCCATCCTGACCTGCGCCTGGGTGTGGACGCGTCGTGGCCACCGTTTGAGTTCCGTGATGACCAGAATCGCTATCAAGGCCTGGCCGCCGACTACATCGACGTGATCCGCGAACGCCTGGCGATCAGGCTCACCCCTATCGAACCGGTGAGCTGGACGGTGGTGCTGGAGCAGGTCAAGAAGGGCAAGATCGACTTGCTGCCCGGCATCATGTCCACCCCGGAGCGCCAGAACTACCTGGCGTTTACCCGCCCCTATCTCGACTTTCCGATCGTCATTCTTGCCCATGTCGGCGGGGCACAGCCGCGCAAACTCGATGATCTGTACGGTTTGAAAATTGCCGTGGTGGAAAACTACGCACCCCACGAATTGCTGCGCACGCACCATCCGGATCTGAATCTGGTAGCGATGCCCAACGTCAGCTCGGCCTTGCAGGCACTGGCCACCGACGAAGTGGACGCTGTCGTCGGCGACCTTGCCTCCAGCGTCTGGAGCCTGCGCCAGCTCAAACTCGACGGGTTGTACGTCAGCGGCGAAACCCCGTATCGCTATCAACTGGCGATGGCCGTGCCCCGCGACAACAAAGTACTGGTGGGGATTCTCGACAAAGTCCTCGCCGACATGACCCCCGCCGAAATCAGCAGTATTCAGGAGCACTGGGTCGGCAATGTCCTCGACCACCGTACGTTCTGGTCGGATCTATTGATTTATGGCCTGCCAGGTCTATTGCTGCTGATGACCATCCTTGCCGTGGTGATTCGCATCAACCGTCGTCTGAGCTCGGAAATAACCCGACGCATCGACCTCGAACAGGAATTGCGCAGCAGCGAATATCACTATCGAGGCCTGGTCGAGAGCCTCTCGGCCATCGCCTGGGAAGCGCGCATGAGTGACTTCACCTACAGCTACGTTTCGCCCCACGCGGAAAATCTGCTTGGTTATCCACAATCCCATTGGCTGATTCCAGGCTTCTGGCACAACATCATCCACCCGGCCGACCTGACCCGCACGCAGAATTACTGCAAGCAAGCCTTGAGCGAGGGGCGCGATCATATCGTCGACTATCGCGTCATTACCGCCGATGGCCGCTGCCTGTGGGTGCGCGACATCGTCAGCCTGATCGAGCATGGTCACGAGCCGGTGATGCGCGGGCTGATGATCGACATCAGCGAAATCAAGCGCACGGAAGAGGCACTGCGACTGTCGGAGCAGAAGTTCGCTTCGGTCTTCCAGCAATGTCCGGACATTCTGGTTATTGCGCGTTTGTCCGACGGCTGTTTGCTGGAGGTCAACGAGGCTTTCGAAGAGCAGATCGGCCTCACGGCTGAGCAAGTAGTTGGCCAAACCGCCACCAACCTGAATATCTGGGGGATTCCCGGGGTCGGGCCGGGGCTGTTGCAACGCTTGCAGGCGGGCAGCATCCGCAATCTGGAAATGCCCTTTCGCCGTAACAACGGCCAATTGTTCACCGGGCTGATTTCCGCCGAGCCATTCGACCTCGACACCACGCCGGCGCTAGTGGTTGTGGTGCGCGACATCAGCCAACTCAAGGAAACCCAGCAACAGCTGCAAACCTCCGAAGAAAAGTTCGCCAAGGCCTTCCACGCCTCACCGGACGGCTTGCTGCTGTCGCGCCAGAGTGACGGCCTGCTGCTTGAGGTCAACGAAGGTTTCAGTCGCATCACCGGGTTCAACAGCGCCATGTCGGTAGATCGCTCGACGCTTGACCTGGGCATCTGGGTCAACCTCAACGAACGCAAACAGATGCTCGACCTGCTGCAGCGCGACGGTTTCGTTCGAGACTTCAGTTGCCATATCCGCCGCAGCGACGGGCAGATTCGCCTGTGCGAAGTCTCCAGCCGCCCGCTGCCGATCGGCGACGAAGACTGCATGCTGACCATCGCTCGCGATATCACTGAACGCCACTTGATGCAGGAAAAACTGCAACAGGCCGCCACCGTGTTCGAGAGCACCGCCGAAGGCGTGCTGATTACCGACACCCAGCAACACATCAGCGCGGTCAACCGGGCGTTTACCGAGATTACCGGCTACAGCGAAAGCGAAGCGCTTGGACACACGCCCCGCCTGCTCGCCTCAGGCCTGCATGACAGCGCGTTTTACGCTGCGATGTGGCATCAATTGACCGACGAGGGTCACTGGCAGGGCGAGATTTCCAACCGGCGCAAGAACGGCGAGCTGTACCCGAGCTGGCTGACCATCAGCGCCGTGCGCAACCGTGACAAGTTCATCACTCACTTTGTCGCGGTGTTCGCCGACATCTCCAGCCTCAAACATGCCCAGGCCAGGCTCGACTATCAGGCCCACCATGACCCGCTCACCGGCCTGCCGAACCGTACGCTGTTTGAAAGCCGCTTGTTGACGGCACTGAACAGCCAACAGGAAAACGGCAGCCAGGGCGCCGTGCTGTTTCTGGATCTGGACCGCTTCAAGCACATCAACGACAGCCTTGGCCATCCGGTTGGCGACCTGCTGCTCAAAGGCATCGCGGTGCGCTTGAAAGAGCAATTGCGTGACATCGACACGGTCGCTCGACTGGGCGGTGACGAATTCATCATCCTGCTGCCCGGTCTGCAACAGGCCAGCGATGCCGACAACATCGCGACCAAACTGCTCAATTGCTTCAGCGCACCGTTCCAGGCTGGTGAACATGAGTTTTTCATCAGCGCCAGCATTGGCACCAGCCTCTATCCTCGCGATGGCTGCGATGTCGCTACTCTGGTGAAGAATGCGGACGCGGCGATGTACCGCTCCAAAGCCAAGGGCCGTAACCGCGTCGAAAGCTACACCCGCGACCTCACCGCCCAGGCCAGTGAACGCGTCGCCCTGGAACACGAACTGCGCCGGGCAATCGAGCGTGATGAACTGTTCCTCTATTACCAGCCAAAAATCAGCCTCATCGACCACCGCCTGGTCGGCGCCGAAGCCTTGATCCGCTGGCGGCATCCAACGTTCGGCGAGGTCCCGCCGGAGCACTTCATTGCGTTGGCCGAAGAAAACGGCATGATCATGCAGATCGGCGACTGGGTCCTCGAAACCGCGTGCCGGCAGATGTTTGAGTGGAACCAGGTCTACGACAGTCTCGGCCCGCTCTCGGTGAATCTCGCGGGTGCGCAATTGCGCCAGCCGAATTTGCTCGGGCGCATCGAGCAACTGCTCAGCGACAACCGCCTGCAGCCGGAATTACTGCAACTGGAAATTACCGAGAATTTCATCATGAGTCAGGCCGAAGAGGCACTGGCGGTCCTGCATCAACTCAAACGCCTCGGCGTACAACTGGCAATCGACGACTTCGGCACCGGCTACTCCTCGTTGAGTTACCTCAAGCGCCTGCCCCTGGACATCCTGAAAATCGACCAGTCTTTCGTCCGCGGCCTGCCCGACGACCCCCACGACGCAGCGATTGTGCGCGCCATCATTGCGCTGGGACGGAGCATGCAATTCACCGTCATTGCCGAAGGCGTCGAAACCCAGGCACAACAGCAATTCCTCGCCACTGAGGGCTGTGAACAGATCCAGGGCTACATCGTCAGCCTGCCGCTACCACCGGACGAATTCGCCGCAACGTTTCTGCAAGTAACCGTATCGGATTTTTCGGATAGCACAGCCGCGAAACCGTCGCTATAA
- a CDS encoding type II toxin-antitoxin system TacA family antitoxin, with the protein MTRSLLRAESAAAEKTKPVPINMRVDFRKRDLIDVAAAMSGSDRTSFILDAACKKAEEVILDQRLFVLADDDFDAFEQALQNNPVRSNKCLERLLQRPSRWS; encoded by the coding sequence ATGACCAGATCTCTATTGCGTGCGGAGTCCGCAGCAGCAGAAAAAACAAAACCCGTCCCGATCAACATGCGGGTCGATTTTAGGAAACGAGACTTGATCGATGTGGCCGCTGCCATGTCGGGAAGCGACCGAACCAGCTTCATCCTGGATGCTGCTTGTAAAAAGGCAGAGGAAGTCATCCTTGATCAGCGCCTGTTTGTCCTTGCCGACGATGACTTCGACGCCTTTGAACAAGCCTTACAGAACAATCCCGTAAGGAGTAATAAATGCTTAGAGAGACTGCTGCAAAGGCCATCTCGCTGGAGTTGA